A segment of the Amycolatopsis thermophila genome:
CCCGAGCCCGTCGCCCCGATGCTGGCCGTCCCCGGACCCGTGCGGGACAGCGAGGGCTGGGCGTTCGAGTGGAAGTACGACGGGGTCCGCTGCCAGGTCGCGCTGTCCGGTGGCGAGGTGCGGCTCTACTCGCGGCGCCTGCGGGACGTCACCAGCAGCTACCCGGAGCTGGCCGTGCTGGGCTCGGACCCGCGCACGCTGCTGATCGACGGTGAGGTGGTCGCCCTCGACGAGGACGGCAGGCCCGATTTCGGGCGCCTGCAGCAGCGGATGAACCTCGCCGCGCCGACGCCCGCGCGCCTGTCCGCGGTTCCGGTGGTGTTCTTCGCGTTCGACCTGTTGCGCGACGGGTCGCTGGACTGCACCGGCCTGCCCTACGAGGAGCGCCGCGACCGATTGCTGGGCCTGGGCATCGACCGGCCCGAAGTGCGGGTGCGCCGGCATTTCCGCGCCGGCGAGGTGGAGGGTGCGGAGCTGTTGCGCGCGGCCAGGGAGGTCGGGCTGGAGGGACTGGTGTCCAAGCGGCTCGACTCGCGCTACCAGCCGGGCCTGCGGTCGCCGGACTGGGTGAAAACCCCGCTGACGCGCACCCAGGAGGTGGTGATCGCGGGCTGGACCAGCGGGGAGGGCCGCCGGGCGGGCACGTTCGGCGCGCTGCTGCTCGGCCTGCACGACGAAACCGGGCTGCGCTTCGCCGGGCACGTCGGGACCGGGTTCACCGACCGCACGCTCGACGACGTGCTGGCCCGCCTGCGCCCGCTCGCGCGGCGGACCAGCCCGTTCGACACGCCCGTGCCACGGGAGTACGCGCGCCACGCGCACTGGGTGGAGCCGGAGCTGGTGGGTGAGGTCGAGTTCCGCCAATGGACCTCCGACGGCCGCCTGCGGGCGCCCTCGTGGCGCGGGCTGCGGCCCGATCGGCGGCCGGAGGAAGTGACGCTCGCCTGAGCGCTAGGCCTACGCCGTCTTGAGCCGGGTGCGCACGGCGATCCCGGCGCACGCGATCACGGCGACCGCGCCGAGCACGGTGGGCCAGGTGATCCGCTCGCCCAGCAGCACGGCGGCCCAGCAGATCGTCATCACCGGCTGGACCAGCTGGATCTGGCTGACCCGGGCCATCGGGCCGATCGCCAGCCCGCGGTACCACGCGAAGAACCCGAGGAACATGCTCACCACACCGAGGTAGGCGAACGCGGCCCACCCCGCGCCGGTGCCGGACGGCGGGTGCCGCCACACCGTCAGTCCGGTGAGGACGGTCATCACCGGTGCGGACAGGACGAGTGCCCACGAAATCGTCTGCCACGAGCCCAGTTCACGGGCGAGCAGGCCGCCTTCGGCGTAGCCCGTCCCCGCCGCGAGGACCGCACCGAGCAGGAGCAGGTCCGACCACTGCGGGGCCCCCGACCCGCCGCCCTGCACCGAGGCGAACACCACCGCCGCGATCGCGCCGAGGGCCGCCGGTGCCCAGAACGACCGCGGGGGCCGTTCGTGTCCGCGGAGCACGGCGATCACCGCGGTCGCGGCCGGCAGCAGCGCGATCACGACAGCGCTGTGGCTCGCGGACGCGGTGGTTAGCGCGAAGGAGGTCAGCACCGGGAAGCCGATGACCACGCCACCGGCGACGACCGCCAGCCGCGCCCACTGCACGCCGCGGGGCCGGCGCTGCCGCGTGATCGCCAGCGCGGCGGCCGCGAGGAGCGCGGCGACCACGGCCCGGCCGCAGCCGACGAACAGCGGCGACATCGCACCCCCGCCGACCGCGATGCGCGTGAGCGGGACGGTGAACGAGAACGCCGCCACCCCGAGCAGACCCCACCACACGCCGGCCGACGAGGTGGATAGCACCGGCCGCTCTAGGCGAGTAGCGCTACTGTTGTGCCTCATGTCCGACGATAGCAGCTCGCGGATCGCGGCCCACCTGCGCGAGTGGATCGCCACGGCCGCACCGGGCGCGCAGCTGCCGTCCACGCGTGCCCTGGTCGCGCGGTTCGGCGCGAGCCCGGTGACGGTGCAGAAGGCGCTGCGGGAGTTGGCGGCGCACGGGCTGGTGGAAAGCCGTCCGGGCGTGGGGAACTTCGTCCGCGCGAGCCGTCCCGCACGGCCCGACGACCACGGCTGGCAGACGGCCGCACTCGGTGCGCGACGCGGCACCTCGTGGCTGTCCACGGCGTTGCGCACGGTGCCGAACGACGTGATCGCCCTGCATTCCGGCTACCCGGACCCGAGCCTGCTCCCCGAGCGCCTGGTCCGGGCCGCGTTCACGCGCGCCGCGCGCAGTGCCGCCGCGGTCGCCCGCCCACCGGTGGCCGGCCTGCCCGAGCTGCAGGCGTGGTTCGCGGTCGAGCTCGGGACCGCGACGGCGGCCGACGTGGTCGTGTTCCCGGGCAGCCAGAGCGGGCTCAGCACGATCTTCCGGTCGGTCGTCGGAGCGGGCCATCCGCTGCTGGTCGAGTCGCCGACCTACTGGGGCGCGATCCTCGCCGCCGCCCAGGCCGGCGTGCAGGTCGTCCCGGTGCCCAGCGGCGCGGGCGGACCCGATCCGGACGAGCTCGCGCGCGCGTTCCGGCAGCACGCCGCCCGCGCCTTCTACGCGCAGCCGAACTTCGCCAACCCCACCGGTGCGCGGTGGTCGCTGGGCCTGGCCGAGGCGGTCCTCGGGGTCGTGCGCGAGCACGGCGCGTTCCTGGTCGAGGACGACTGGGCGCACGACTTCGGCATCTCCGCCGATCCGGTGCCGGCCGCCGCGCGGGACGAGCGCGGGCACGTCATCCACCTGCGGTCGCTGACCAAGAGCGTCTCGCCGGCCGTCCGCGTCGCCGGGGTCGTCGCGCGCGGCCCGGTGCGCGACCGCATCCTGGCCGGGGCGCAGGCGGAGTCGATGTACGTCAGCGGGATCCTGCAGGCGGTCGCCCTCGACGTCGTGACCCAGCCCGCGTGGCGCACCCACCTGCGGGGCCTCCGCCGTCAGCTCGCCACGCGCCGGGACCTCCTCGCCGGGGCGCTGCGGGAGCACGTGCCCGCCGCGCGGGTGGAAGCCGTGCCCGAGGGCGGGCTGAACCTGTGGGCCCGGTTGCCCGACGGCACCGACCTGCCGCGCCTGGTCCGGGACTGCGAGGCCGGCGGCGTCCTCGTCGCCCCGGGGGACGAATGGTTCCCCGCCGAACCCGCCGGCGCCTACCTGAGGCTGAACTACTCCGGCCCGGACCCCGGCGCCTACCCCGACGGCGCCCGCGTCATCGGGCGGGCACTGGCGGAGCAGGGCGTGCGGTAGATCCGGGCGGATTTCGTCGTCGAAGGCCCGCCGGTCGCGGTCTAACCTGTCCAGATGCGGCAGGTCTCCCTCCTGGGAGAACAGGCGATCCTCGACGAGGCGGACGGAGTGGTGGTGACCCGTTCGCCAAGATCCGTCGCGCTCGTGGCGTTCCTGGTGGTGCACGCGGGCGTGCCGCAGCCACGGCAGCGCATCGCCGCGCTGTTCTGGCCGGACTCGACCGAAGCGCAGGCGCTCACGAACCTCCGCCGCGAACTGCACCACCTGCGCCACGCCATCGGCGGCGAAAGCCTTGTGGCGACGGGAAAAGACCTGTGCTGGCGGGACACCCCCGCGGTCCGGGTGGACGTCCGTGACCTCGAACTCGCCCACCGCGCCGCGATCACCGGTGGCGACGACGCGGTGCTGGCGCACGCACCGGCCGCGATCGCCGGCTACCGCGGTGAATTCCTGCCGGGAATCGCCGACGAGTGGGTCGTCCAGCCCCGCGCCGAGCTCGAATCCCGGTGCGTCCGGCTGTGCGACCTGCTGTGCGAAGCCCGCCGCGGCCGGGGCGATCTGCCGGGCGCCGCCGAGGTCGCGCGCCGCCGCATCCACCTCCGCCCGCTCGAGGAACACGGCTACCGCACGCTGATGGAACTGCAGGCGGCCATGGGGGATCGCGCCGGCGCGGTGAGCACCTACCACCACTGCGCCTCGATCCTGGAGCGCGAACTGGGCGTCGTGCCGGACGAAGCGACGCGCAAGGTGCTGCGGCGCCTGCTCGCGCGGCCCTCCGGCGGCCCGCGTCCGGGCACGGCCGGGCTCGTCGGGCGGTCCCGCGAACTGCGGCACCTGCTGGGCATCTGGCAGAACGCGGCTGCCGGACGAGCCGGGCTCGTGCTGGTGCGCGGTGGCGCCGGAGTGGGCAAGAGCCGGCTGCTCGACGAAGTCGCCGGAACCGCCCGCGCGCACGGGGCCGTCGTCGCGACCTCACAGTGCTTCGGCACACCCGGACGCCTGCCGCTCGCGCCGGTCGCCGACTGGCTACGCGCCCCCGCCGTCCAGGCGGCGACCACGAACCTGGACCCGGTGTGGCGCGCCGAGGTCGACCGGCTCGTGCCGTCCGGCCGTTCGCGCGACGGGCCGGACACCGGCACCCGCGCCATGGTCGACGCCTGGCAACGGCACCGCTTCTTCGAGGGCCTGGCCCGCGCCCTGACCGGCACCGGGCGGCCCATGCTGCTGGTGCTGGACAACCTGCAGTGGTGCGACCAGGAAACCCTGGCGTTCCTGACGTTCTGCCTCGGCCTGAGGCCGGACGCGCCGGTCCTCGTCGCCGCCACCCTGCGCACCGACGACTTCGACGAGTGGTCGGAGACCGGAGACTGGGTCGCCCGCATGCGGGCCACCGGCCTGCTCACCGAACAGGCGCTGAACCCGTTGGAGCCAGGCGAAACCGCGCGGCTGGCCGAACTGCTCGCCGGGCAGCCGCTGGCCCCCGGCGACCGCGAGCTGCTGCAGGCCACCACCGGCGGGTTCCCGCTCTACGTCGTCGAAGCCGTCCGCGGGAAGGCGCTGCCCGGCAGCGACCTCACGGCCGTGCTGCGCAACCGCGTGGAACAGGCCGGTTCCGCCGCGCGCAGGGTCGCCGGGCTCGCCGCCGCCGTGGGCCGCGACTTCACGCTCGCCCTGCTCACCGAGGCCAGTGACCTCGAACCGGACACCGTCGTGCGGGCGGTGGACGAGCTGTGGCGCCGCCGCATCTTCC
Coding sequences within it:
- the ligD gene encoding non-homologous end-joining DNA ligase encodes the protein MPLPEPVAPMLAVPGPVRDSEGWAFEWKYDGVRCQVALSGGEVRLYSRRLRDVTSSYPELAVLGSDPRTLLIDGEVVALDEDGRPDFGRLQQRMNLAAPTPARLSAVPVVFFAFDLLRDGSLDCTGLPYEERRDRLLGLGIDRPEVRVRRHFRAGEVEGAELLRAAREVGLEGLVSKRLDSRYQPGLRSPDWVKTPLTRTQEVVIAGWTSGEGRRAGTFGALLLGLHDETGLRFAGHVGTGFTDRTLDDVLARLRPLARRTSPFDTPVPREYARHAHWVEPELVGEVEFRQWTSDGRLRAPSWRGLRPDRRPEEVTLA
- a CDS encoding DMT family transporter; translated protein: MLSTSSAGVWWGLLGVAAFSFTVPLTRIAVGGGAMSPLFVGCGRAVVAALLAAAALAITRQRRPRGVQWARLAVVAGGVVIGFPVLTSFALTTASASHSAVVIALLPAATAVIAVLRGHERPPRSFWAPAALGAIAAVVFASVQGGGSGAPQWSDLLLLGAVLAAGTGYAEGGLLARELGSWQTISWALVLSAPVMTVLTGLTVWRHPPSGTGAGWAAFAYLGVVSMFLGFFAWYRGLAIGPMARVSQIQLVQPVMTICWAAVLLGERITWPTVLGAVAVIACAGIAVRTRLKTA
- a CDS encoding aminotransferase-like domain-containing protein; this encodes MSDDSSSRIAAHLREWIATAAPGAQLPSTRALVARFGASPVTVQKALRELAAHGLVESRPGVGNFVRASRPARPDDHGWQTAALGARRGTSWLSTALRTVPNDVIALHSGYPDPSLLPERLVRAAFTRAARSAAAVARPPVAGLPELQAWFAVELGTATAADVVVFPGSQSGLSTIFRSVVGAGHPLLVESPTYWGAILAAAQAGVQVVPVPSGAGGPDPDELARAFRQHAARAFYAQPNFANPTGARWSLGLAEAVLGVVREHGAFLVEDDWAHDFGISADPVPAAARDERGHVIHLRSLTKSVSPAVRVAGVVARGPVRDRILAGAQAESMYVSGILQAVALDVVTQPAWRTHLRGLRRQLATRRDLLAGALREHVPAARVEAVPEGGLNLWARLPDGTDLPRLVRDCEAGGVLVAPGDEWFPAEPAGAYLRLNYSGPDPGAYPDGARVIGRALAEQGVR
- a CDS encoding ATP-binding protein; translation: MRQVSLLGEQAILDEADGVVVTRSPRSVALVAFLVVHAGVPQPRQRIAALFWPDSTEAQALTNLRRELHHLRHAIGGESLVATGKDLCWRDTPAVRVDVRDLELAHRAAITGGDDAVLAHAPAAIAGYRGEFLPGIADEWVVQPRAELESRCVRLCDLLCEARRGRGDLPGAAEVARRRIHLRPLEEHGYRTLMELQAAMGDRAGAVSTYHHCASILERELGVVPDEATRKVLRRLLARPSGGPRPGTAGLVGRSRELRHLLGIWQNAAAGRAGLVLVRGGAGVGKSRLLDEVAGTARAHGAVVATSQCFGTPGRLPLAPVADWLRAPAVQAATTNLDPVWRAEVDRLVPSGRSRDGPDTGTRAMVDAWQRHRFFEGLARALTGTGRPMLLVLDNLQWCDQETLAFLTFCLGLRPDAPVLVAATLRTDDFDEWSETGDWVARMRATGLLTEQALNPLEPGETARLAELLAGQPLAPGDRELLQATTGGFPLYVVEAVRGKALPGSDLTAVLRNRVEQAGSAARRVAGLAAAVGRDFTLALLTEASDLEPDTVVRAVDELWRRRIFHECGDGYDFSHELLRDTAYRLVSPPNRWLLHRRIAQALEMLHAGDTDPVSGRLAEQYARGGRPDRAVSFYRRAAAFASSTFAHAEAIRLHQEALDLVRAQPDSRESARAELSILETMAAPLNARYGYASPQVQHALERTIDLARQLGRRDSALTAMVGLWASRFVQGRTGEAYELATTVLNLVDPDSELRGAAHFTFGGSATSLGRPAEALQHFDLAVKLSGDAPLLTVGTRLDVHATAWAAHPHWLLGHTGEAVAAAVDAIGLARAIDHPYSLAVALAYAGITYQMCDEKVRLGDVVGELGELCDRYGFAYYREWGLVLGGWRAGRIDTARRGIDNLRAEGSFARMPYWLSLLADLSGPESARATLDAAIVAGQARDDVWWMPEVMRRRAALDEPATAVSRLRSAVRLATAQGSVALRRRCEHDLGVRGGVR